In a genomic window of Jaculus jaculus isolate mJacJac1 chromosome 8, mJacJac1.mat.Y.cur, whole genome shotgun sequence:
- the Sall2 gene encoding sal-like protein 2 isoform X1 → MSRRKQRKPQQLISDSEGPSASDNGDASVEDHPQVCAKCCAQFTNPTEFLAHQNACSTDPPVMVIVGGQENPTSASSEPRAESHSSPQVMDTEHSNPPDSGSSGLTDPTWGPERREESSGHFLVAATGTAAGGGGGVILASPKLGATPLPPESTAAPPPPPPPPPPPGIGSGHLNIPLILEELRVLQQRQIHQMQMTEQICRQVLLLGSLGPTVGAPASPAELPGAGTASSTKPLLPLFSPIKPVQTGKTLVPSSSSSSSSGAEAPKQAFFHLYHPLGSQHPFSAGGVGRSHKATPAPSPALTGSTDQLIASPHLAFPGTTGLLAAAQCLGAGRGLEAAASPGLLKPKNGSGELGYGEVMGPLEKPGGRHKCRFCAKVFGSDSALQIHLRSHTGERPYKCNVCGNRFTTRGNLKVHFHRHREKYPHVQMNPHPVPEHLDYIITSSGLPYGMSVPPEKAEEDTTIPGGGIDRKPLVASTTALSATESLTLLSTGAGTATASGLPTFNKFVLMKAVEPKNKADENTPPGSEGSAISGVAESGTATRMQLSKLVTSLPSWALLTNHFKSTGSFPFPYVLEPLGTSPSETSKLQQLVEKIDRQGVVAVASTASGAPTTSTPAPSSSASSGPNQCVICLRVLSCPRALRLHYGQHGGERPFKCKVCGRAFSTRGNLRAHFVGHKTSPATRAQNSCPICQKKFTNAVTLQQHVRMHLGGQIPNGGTTLPEGNGASQENASEQCAVPGSGSCPQQQSQQPSAEELSEDEEEDEEEEEDVTDEDSLAGRGSESGGEKAVSVRGDSEEVSGAEEEVGTVVAAPAAGKEIDSNEKATQPASLPPLPPDSLELPQPMEQGNTDFTGDMKEGTKLERSSTPVTALSQEGEGTGTSLMEDLSLQEAMRKEPGESSSSRKACEVCGQTFSTQTALEEHQKTHPKEGSLFTCVFCRQGFLERAILKKHMLLAHHQVQSFTSHGPQNIAALSLVPGCSPSIASPGLSPFPQKDDPTIP, encoded by the coding sequence GTGATGCCAGTGTGGAGGACCACCCCCAAGTCTGTGCCAAATGCTGCGCGCAATTCACTAACCCGACAGAATTCCTCGCTCACCAGAACGCATGTTCCACCGACCCTCCAGTAATGGTGATAGTCGGGGGCCAGGAGAACCCCACTTCAGCCTCCTCCGAACCCCGGGCCGAGAGCCACAGTAGTCCTCAGGTCATGGACACAGAACACAGCAACCCTCCAGATTCTGGGTCCTCTGGGCTCACGGATCCCACTTGGGGACCAGAGCGGAGAGAAGAATCTTCTGGGCATTTTCTGGTCGCTGCCACAGGTACAGCTGCTGGCGGAGGTGGGGGGGTGATCTTGGCCAGTCCCAAACTGGGAGCAACCCCATTGCCTCCAGAATCCACCGCAgcaccccctcctccaccacctcctcctccaccccctgGGATAGGCAGTGGCCACTTGAACATTCCTCTGATCTTGGAAGAGCTGCGGGTGCTACAGCAGCGCCAGATCCATCAGATGCAGATGACTGAGCAGATCTGCCGCcaggtgctgctgctgggctCCTTAGGGCCGACAGTTGGCGCCCCTGCCAGTCCTGCAGAGCTTCCTGGGGCAGGAACTGCATCCTCCACCAAACCCCTACTGCCCCTCTTCAGCCCCATTAAGCCTGTTCAAACTGGCAAGACACTGgtaccttcctcctcctcttcctcttcctcagggGCAGAAGCACCTAAACAGGCTTTCTTCCACCTTTACCACCCACTTGGATCACAGCATCCCTTCTCTGCTGGAGGGGTTGGGAGAAGCCACAAGGCCACCCCTGCCCCTTCCCCCGCCCTGACTGGCAGCACAGATCAGCTGATTGCCTCCCCACATCTGGCTTTCCCAGGCACCACAGGACTACTGGCAGCAGCACAGTGTCTTGGGGCAGGACGGGGCCTTGAGGctgctgcctccccagggctcttGAAGCCAAAGAATGGAAGTGGTGAGCTGGGCTATGGGGAAGTGATGGGTCCCTTGGAAAAGCCTGGTGGAAGGCACAAATGCCGCTTCTGTGCCAAAGTATTTGGCAGTGACAGTGCCCTGCAGATCCACCTTCGTTCCCACACGGGTGAGAGGCCCTATAAGTGCAATGTCTGTGGTAACCGCTTTACCACACGAGGCAACCTCAAAGTGCACTTCCACCGACATCGGGAGAAGTACCCACATGTGCAAATGAACCCACATCCTGTTCCAGAACACCTAGACTACATCATCACCAGCAGCGGCCTGCCTTATGGTATGTCTGTGCCACCAGAGAAAGCTGAAGAAGATACAACCATACCAGGTGGAGGTATTGACCGCAAGCCCCTGGTGGCCTCCACCACAGCACTCAGTGCCACAGAGAGCCTGACACTGCTCTCCACTGGTGCAGGCACAGCCACGGCTTCTGGGCTCCCTACCTTCAATAAGTTTGTGCTCATGAAAGCAGTGGAGCCCAAGAATAAAGCTGATGAAAACACTCCCCCGGGGAGCGAAGGTTCAGCCATTAGTGGGGTGGCAGAAAGTGGTACAGCTACTCGAATGCAGTTAAGTAAGCTGGTGACATCACTACCAAGCTGGGCACTGCTTACCAACCACTTCAAGTCCACTGGCAGTTTCCCCTTCCCCTATGTGTTAGAACCCTTGGGAACTTCTCCCTCCGAGACATCAAAGCTACAGCAGCTGGTAGAAAAGATTGACCGCCAAGGAGTGGTGGCAGTGGCCTCTACTGCCTCAGGGGCCCCCACCACTTCTACCCCTGCGCCTTCATCCTCAGCCTCTTCTGGACCTAACCAGTGTGTCATCTGTCTCCGGGTACTGAGCTGCCCTCGCGCCCTACGCCTGCATTATGGCCAACATGGAGGAGAGCGACCATTCAAATGTAAAGTGTGTGGCAGAGCCTTCTCCACCAGAGGCAATCTGCGTGCACATTTTGTGGGCCACAAGACCAGTCCAGCCACAAGGGCCCAAAACTCCTGCCCCATCTGCCAGAAGAAGTTCACTAATGCTGTCACTCTGCAGCAACATGTTCGGATGCATCTGGGAGGCCAGATTCCAAACGGTGGTACCACACTCCCTGAGGGTAATGGGGCTTCCCAGGAGAATGCTTCTGAGCAGTGTGCAGTCCCTGGGTCAGGGAGCTGCCCCCAGCAGCAGTCCCAGCAGCCATCAGCAGAAGAGTTGtctgaggatgaggaggaagatgaagaggaggaggaagatgtgaCAGATGAAGATTCCCTAGCAGGAAGGGGCTCAGAGAGTGGAGGTGAGAAGGCAGTATCAGTTCGAGGTGACTCAGAAGAGGTATCTGGGGCAGAGGAGGAGGTGGGAACAGTGGTAGCAGCGCCTGCAGCAGGGAAGGAAATCGACAGTAATGAGAAAGCTACTCAACCGGCTTCTCTGCCACCACTTCCACCTGACAGCCTGGAACTTCCTCAGCCAATGGAGCAAGGAAACACTGATTTTACAGGAGACATGAAAGAGGGGACCAAACTAGAGAGAAGCTCAACCCCAGTAACAGCACTCAGCCAAGAAGGGGAAGGCACTGGCACTTCCCTGATGGAGGACCTGAGCTTGCAGGAAGCTATGAGAAAGGAGCCGGgagagagcagcagcagcagaaaggcCTGTGAAGTGTGTGGCCAGACCTTTTCCACCCAGACAGCTCTGGAGGAGCATCAGAAGACCCACCCCAAGGAGGGGTCGCTCTTCACATGTGTCTTCTGCAGGCAGGGCTTCCTTGAGCGTGCTATCCTCAAAAAGCATATGCTGCTGGCTCACCACCAGGTACAGTCCTTTACATCCCATGGCCCTCAGAATATTGCGGCTCTTTCCCTGGTCCCTGGCTGTTCCCCTTCTATCGCTTCTCCAGGTCTCTCCCCTTTCCCTCAAAAAGATGATCCCACGATCCCAtaa
- the Sall2 gene encoding sal-like protein 2 isoform X2, translating into MAHEAGRSSRLGGPCEKPAELRGDASVEDHPQVCAKCCAQFTNPTEFLAHQNACSTDPPVMVIVGGQENPTSASSEPRAESHSSPQVMDTEHSNPPDSGSSGLTDPTWGPERREESSGHFLVAATGTAAGGGGGVILASPKLGATPLPPESTAAPPPPPPPPPPPGIGSGHLNIPLILEELRVLQQRQIHQMQMTEQICRQVLLLGSLGPTVGAPASPAELPGAGTASSTKPLLPLFSPIKPVQTGKTLVPSSSSSSSSGAEAPKQAFFHLYHPLGSQHPFSAGGVGRSHKATPAPSPALTGSTDQLIASPHLAFPGTTGLLAAAQCLGAGRGLEAAASPGLLKPKNGSGELGYGEVMGPLEKPGGRHKCRFCAKVFGSDSALQIHLRSHTGERPYKCNVCGNRFTTRGNLKVHFHRHREKYPHVQMNPHPVPEHLDYIITSSGLPYGMSVPPEKAEEDTTIPGGGIDRKPLVASTTALSATESLTLLSTGAGTATASGLPTFNKFVLMKAVEPKNKADENTPPGSEGSAISGVAESGTATRMQLSKLVTSLPSWALLTNHFKSTGSFPFPYVLEPLGTSPSETSKLQQLVEKIDRQGVVAVASTASGAPTTSTPAPSSSASSGPNQCVICLRVLSCPRALRLHYGQHGGERPFKCKVCGRAFSTRGNLRAHFVGHKTSPATRAQNSCPICQKKFTNAVTLQQHVRMHLGGQIPNGGTTLPEGNGASQENASEQCAVPGSGSCPQQQSQQPSAEELSEDEEEDEEEEEDVTDEDSLAGRGSESGGEKAVSVRGDSEEVSGAEEEVGTVVAAPAAGKEIDSNEKATQPASLPPLPPDSLELPQPMEQGNTDFTGDMKEGTKLERSSTPVTALSQEGEGTGTSLMEDLSLQEAMRKEPGESSSSRKACEVCGQTFSTQTALEEHQKTHPKEGSLFTCVFCRQGFLERAILKKHMLLAHHQVQSFTSHGPQNIAALSLVPGCSPSIASPGLSPFPQKDDPTIP; encoded by the exons ATGGCGCACGAAGCCGGGAGGAGCTCTCGTCTTGGGGGGCCCTGTGAGAAGCCTGCGGAGCTCCGAG GTGATGCCAGTGTGGAGGACCACCCCCAAGTCTGTGCCAAATGCTGCGCGCAATTCACTAACCCGACAGAATTCCTCGCTCACCAGAACGCATGTTCCACCGACCCTCCAGTAATGGTGATAGTCGGGGGCCAGGAGAACCCCACTTCAGCCTCCTCCGAACCCCGGGCCGAGAGCCACAGTAGTCCTCAGGTCATGGACACAGAACACAGCAACCCTCCAGATTCTGGGTCCTCTGGGCTCACGGATCCCACTTGGGGACCAGAGCGGAGAGAAGAATCTTCTGGGCATTTTCTGGTCGCTGCCACAGGTACAGCTGCTGGCGGAGGTGGGGGGGTGATCTTGGCCAGTCCCAAACTGGGAGCAACCCCATTGCCTCCAGAATCCACCGCAgcaccccctcctccaccacctcctcctccaccccctgGGATAGGCAGTGGCCACTTGAACATTCCTCTGATCTTGGAAGAGCTGCGGGTGCTACAGCAGCGCCAGATCCATCAGATGCAGATGACTGAGCAGATCTGCCGCcaggtgctgctgctgggctCCTTAGGGCCGACAGTTGGCGCCCCTGCCAGTCCTGCAGAGCTTCCTGGGGCAGGAACTGCATCCTCCACCAAACCCCTACTGCCCCTCTTCAGCCCCATTAAGCCTGTTCAAACTGGCAAGACACTGgtaccttcctcctcctcttcctcttcctcagggGCAGAAGCACCTAAACAGGCTTTCTTCCACCTTTACCACCCACTTGGATCACAGCATCCCTTCTCTGCTGGAGGGGTTGGGAGAAGCCACAAGGCCACCCCTGCCCCTTCCCCCGCCCTGACTGGCAGCACAGATCAGCTGATTGCCTCCCCACATCTGGCTTTCCCAGGCACCACAGGACTACTGGCAGCAGCACAGTGTCTTGGGGCAGGACGGGGCCTTGAGGctgctgcctccccagggctcttGAAGCCAAAGAATGGAAGTGGTGAGCTGGGCTATGGGGAAGTGATGGGTCCCTTGGAAAAGCCTGGTGGAAGGCACAAATGCCGCTTCTGTGCCAAAGTATTTGGCAGTGACAGTGCCCTGCAGATCCACCTTCGTTCCCACACGGGTGAGAGGCCCTATAAGTGCAATGTCTGTGGTAACCGCTTTACCACACGAGGCAACCTCAAAGTGCACTTCCACCGACATCGGGAGAAGTACCCACATGTGCAAATGAACCCACATCCTGTTCCAGAACACCTAGACTACATCATCACCAGCAGCGGCCTGCCTTATGGTATGTCTGTGCCACCAGAGAAAGCTGAAGAAGATACAACCATACCAGGTGGAGGTATTGACCGCAAGCCCCTGGTGGCCTCCACCACAGCACTCAGTGCCACAGAGAGCCTGACACTGCTCTCCACTGGTGCAGGCACAGCCACGGCTTCTGGGCTCCCTACCTTCAATAAGTTTGTGCTCATGAAAGCAGTGGAGCCCAAGAATAAAGCTGATGAAAACACTCCCCCGGGGAGCGAAGGTTCAGCCATTAGTGGGGTGGCAGAAAGTGGTACAGCTACTCGAATGCAGTTAAGTAAGCTGGTGACATCACTACCAAGCTGGGCACTGCTTACCAACCACTTCAAGTCCACTGGCAGTTTCCCCTTCCCCTATGTGTTAGAACCCTTGGGAACTTCTCCCTCCGAGACATCAAAGCTACAGCAGCTGGTAGAAAAGATTGACCGCCAAGGAGTGGTGGCAGTGGCCTCTACTGCCTCAGGGGCCCCCACCACTTCTACCCCTGCGCCTTCATCCTCAGCCTCTTCTGGACCTAACCAGTGTGTCATCTGTCTCCGGGTACTGAGCTGCCCTCGCGCCCTACGCCTGCATTATGGCCAACATGGAGGAGAGCGACCATTCAAATGTAAAGTGTGTGGCAGAGCCTTCTCCACCAGAGGCAATCTGCGTGCACATTTTGTGGGCCACAAGACCAGTCCAGCCACAAGGGCCCAAAACTCCTGCCCCATCTGCCAGAAGAAGTTCACTAATGCTGTCACTCTGCAGCAACATGTTCGGATGCATCTGGGAGGCCAGATTCCAAACGGTGGTACCACACTCCCTGAGGGTAATGGGGCTTCCCAGGAGAATGCTTCTGAGCAGTGTGCAGTCCCTGGGTCAGGGAGCTGCCCCCAGCAGCAGTCCCAGCAGCCATCAGCAGAAGAGTTGtctgaggatgaggaggaagatgaagaggaggaggaagatgtgaCAGATGAAGATTCCCTAGCAGGAAGGGGCTCAGAGAGTGGAGGTGAGAAGGCAGTATCAGTTCGAGGTGACTCAGAAGAGGTATCTGGGGCAGAGGAGGAGGTGGGAACAGTGGTAGCAGCGCCTGCAGCAGGGAAGGAAATCGACAGTAATGAGAAAGCTACTCAACCGGCTTCTCTGCCACCACTTCCACCTGACAGCCTGGAACTTCCTCAGCCAATGGAGCAAGGAAACACTGATTTTACAGGAGACATGAAAGAGGGGACCAAACTAGAGAGAAGCTCAACCCCAGTAACAGCACTCAGCCAAGAAGGGGAAGGCACTGGCACTTCCCTGATGGAGGACCTGAGCTTGCAGGAAGCTATGAGAAAGGAGCCGGgagagagcagcagcagcagaaaggcCTGTGAAGTGTGTGGCCAGACCTTTTCCACCCAGACAGCTCTGGAGGAGCATCAGAAGACCCACCCCAAGGAGGGGTCGCTCTTCACATGTGTCTTCTGCAGGCAGGGCTTCCTTGAGCGTGCTATCCTCAAAAAGCATATGCTGCTGGCTCACCACCAGGTACAGTCCTTTACATCCCATGGCCCTCAGAATATTGCGGCTCTTTCCCTGGTCCCTGGCTGTTCCCCTTCTATCGCTTCTCCAGGTCTCTCCCCTTTCCCTCAAAAAGATGATCCCACGATCCCAtaa